The Camelina sativa cultivar DH55 chromosome 18, Cs, whole genome shotgun sequence DNA window ATGAGAAGTAATTGGTacgttttattgttgtttgtgggACAGGTGAAGTGTACATATGTGGAATGTCATCACAAGAAGAAGTACCTGATGATCCAGATCAGGTCACAAGCAATCCTGAATCGATTCAGGTCCTCAAGAGAGTAGCTAAAACAGTCTCGAGCTATCTGAACGAAGAAAACGCTCTAGTGAAAGCAGAGCAAGCGTGTTTCTTGCCCAGCACGGACGATGGAGTCCCTGTGATCGGAGAGATTCCAGGAATCAAGGGTTGTTTTGTAGCCACAGGACATAGTTGCTGGGGGATTCTTAATGGTCCAGCCACTGGTGCTGCATTAGCTGAGCTTATTGTAGATGGCGTAGCCACTAGTGTTGATCTTAGTCGGTTTAGTCCTTCCCGGTTTAGCAAACGAAGAGGAAGGGTTTAGTATATAGTGTGTTCATTGATATGTAAGCTAGTTTAATATGTTCGACGATGTGATTACGAGAAATCCTTTAATGTGATAATGATGCTTGATTGTAGTATTTCGTAATCGCTGACCATTTTTCTGTTTATCGAACCGGTTAGATGTAAAATCAAAAtgtaattaaaccaaaatctattATTGGTAGGATTATCTTCAACTTGCTATTAATCTTTAAATTCAAAAAGCTAAACGAAACTTTTAGTGTATGATTCGAAAGTTTATGTCTCACCAATTATTTCAAGCCTTCATATATAACTAGATAAACAttcttattttcatatattatatatattacaacttccaaggttttaaaaaaatatgagaacACAGAATCTTGTGCCCAACCAATGGACTGACTGATCGTAAGCTTTTGATGTGCGATGCCAATAGCAATGGGTTTCACATTACTTTTTACTTACCCGTTAAGGGACGCACAAAACCAATCCAATGAGAATATTATcttttatattaacatcatcataaaagtatcTTATCTTAACCCTCGAATCATCTTACACGTGATTTGCTAAATTTGATTCCCAAGCTTTTTTCATATGATATGTGATTATGTGAAGCTTTTCGCCTTTTcgggtttttaattttgttccCAATTCCTTTATAAGCTTTCTAAAAGGCtccataaaaagaaaagaaaaaaaaatctaagaaataaGGGGATTGCTGTATATATCTTCAAGACCATTACACCTCTTTGAAAagctaaataataataaatgttacAAATTTATTACTCGCCAGCATGTATGAACTATGATGAACATATTCTACAAGTTATTTCTATACTACAGtatcattttaataatataCTCCTTTTCTACCCCTTTTTTAATTGTTCGattacttatttataaaccTCGAATAAATATGATTActttataaaaagaagaatacataAGATGATGATTagtaaaagaggaagaagaaagaccaTATCTCTCTTTAATTTCTGTCACATCGTTAACAAAGCAAAGGCAGTTTTTTAAGCTTTTgtcttttgaataaaatgtcaataacaattaaataatCATGACCCATTTCACTTAATCATTCTAATCATCTGTCGTTGTTAAAAAAAGTCACTAGATAGTAGCTTACTACCAGAAATGGCTTCGACGTGTTCACTTCatagaatcaaaaaaaaatctaaatatcaTTGGCATAATTATCAGATACTATCTAGGAATTATAACAATTTTCTTGACTTCAATCTATAAATCATTTAtgtggaagaaaatgaagaatgtAAAAAAAGTCATAACAGATATCATAATATATCCAAAAACACCCGACCGATCAAGTGACAATGCGCAGTgttgtattattatattatcacTGTTTGAAAAATTGTCGAACTCTTGGattgaattataatttgtttgcaAGACGATAACAAGTTTGGAGTTTTGCATAATGGTAAGTAGAAAACTCCATTTTTGATGTATCTCACGTCTTTGTCCACCGCCAAACTAGCAGCCATTCTCTAATTAATATTGTATGGTTACATCTTTGTATATATCCGTATTGAAAACTTTACTGGCTAAATTACATATATACGTACGAGCATGTTTACgtataaaaagagagagggatataaaaaagaaactaaaacggTAAATAATTTGTGAACTGAAATCTCGAAGCCTACCTTgtctaattttgtaaaatgaattttaacttctataaattaaatgCGGTCTGACAATTTACAGTCGAAAACAAACTATGAATCCTATATCACTGTTATGGGTATTGTTCACACACAACATCAATAGTAAAATTCATTTAAACATTAGCAAGTAGTATAAACATACGTTTGAGGAAtagtataaaaacaaaaaaatatgttacgAAAACGAAATATTGAATAGTGGTCAATATGAAAGCGTTATTGTATGGTAATTAATAAGCCCAACGTCTGTAACTTGGACTACACGACACTcatatgttttaatgtttcacAGACACAccacagaaaaaaaacttagattGTTTTAACTTTTGAATAGTAAccattataaattattttaaatatttcgaTATTACGTACCGACATGTTAacacatttaattaatttttagtcaacgcattttctttgaaaatattgttgacTAATAGAGtctaaaattatatgtttgacAGTTTGTACGACTTGATCCATTGTTTCGGTCTAGCGATTTCATTggtttgcataatttttttccaTCTCATGATTGGTTAATAATTGTTTTAAGCAGCCTTGACATATACGGTggtgttaaaataaaaaaattccaacgGTAAAGTTAAACCATATACatgtaataaaaattaaaaaaaatcgcGATTTGgaaatcaaatacaaaagaaacaaaggacCACAATGACGCTCGCTAAAATTAAAAACGGGGAccgattttaaatttaatttgaccGGGCGTACATTAATCTTGACAaagcattcattttttttacgtGTGATGTTGACCTCTGGAGGTAGATAACAGTACcacatttatatctttttgatGGAACACATAACTGTatagttgtttttgttatttcctCTTTTATTCAAAACCTAACTCTCGTGATCCATTTGGATTATTACCCCATACATGTTAATCTATATTCTATACTATAAAGATTCcagaaacattaattaaaatatctacttgggtttcattaaaaatggatcttcagattttgtttttggtatatgTAAAAGTTATAAGTGAATCAAAACAGAGATTAGatgaaataaatattatatttggtatgaagcactgattttttttttttttttatgtttggctGTTTGCGCATAAAGTCAATATTATAACGAATCACAAGATTAGTTTAATTATCCTATATCTACTATATATGATCAGAGGTCTGTaatgagaaaacaaataataaaacggtcatatatagatagatagtaGAAGTAAATCCAAGTCAGTGGTGAGAGACCTGCAAAAACTTCGAACTTTTTGCGAATGTCTTATAGCAAAGATACTATTCTCCCATCTGATCATGTTCCataatatattaagttaattGGTTAAATAATACAAATCTTCACACAGCATCACATGATCGATATGTGTAATCTCACGTCACGATTTTTCTCTTACGAACACATCACACAGTCAAAAGGAATAATAGaaatcatatattatagtttatagtGTTTCTTGTGATCTAGCAAAGATTTGTGTTACAAGAATATCCAGATTTATatggttttgtgttatgtttctATTGAAAGATCAATGTAAACAATGATGAACATGATAGGGTCCACGTTGATTATAAACGTGAAAAACGACAAAGCGACGTCAGCATAATTTACGAAATAAGAAAAATAGTGTTATCATATTCCGTGCAATTTacataggatatatatatattatattatatagttttttttatataattactatAGAGTATAGTTTTACGGAAATCAAGAATTCCATAAAGAGATAAACACTTCATATCGCTCACACTCACATGGCCTTTTCTATCTATGCGTAAAGCTCACCATGACGACACTCGCCGCCGATGATCTCCGACGTTATCTTTTCTTAAGTACCGTATTGTCCTTCTTCCTCCTATGTGACCGATCATCTCATGCTCTGAGCACAGACGgtgttcttctcctctctttccGTTACTCGATCGTCGACGATCCTCTTTCAGTTCTGCGGAGCTGGCGGTTCGAGGACGAGACTCCTTGCTCTTGGCGTGGCGTCACGTGCGATGTCTCTTCCCGGCACGTGACTGTTCTTTCGCTTCCTAGCTCGAAGCTTTCCGGTACTCTTCCTTCTAATTTGGGTTCTCTCAGTTCTCTTCAAAGGCTTGATCTTTCGAACAACAACATGAACGGGTCTTTCCCGGTCTCGCTTCTCAACGCGACGGAGCTTAGGTTTCTTGATCTGTCGGATAATCACATCTCCGGCGAGTTACCGGCGAGTTTTGGCGCGCTTTTGAATCTCCAGGCGTTGAACCTCTCCGGTAACTCCTTCTTCGGAGAATTGCCGAAGACTTTGGGATGGAATACGAACTTAACGGAGATATCACTGAAGAACAACCATATCTCCGGCAAGATTCCGGGAGGTTTCAAGTCGACGGAGTATCTCGACCTGTCATCGAACTTGATCAAAGGCTCGTTGCCGTCACATTTCGGAGGGAATCGTTTACGCTATTTCAACGCATCGTACAACAGAATCTCCGGCGAGATTCCGTCAGGTTTCGCCGATGAAATCCCGGAAAACGCCACCGTAGATATCTCTTTCAACCAACTCACAGGTCAAATCCCGGGTTTTCGGGTTCTCGGTAACCAGGAATCCAACTCCTTTTCCGGTAACCCGGGGCTATGCGGAACAGACCCGGCAAAACACCCTTGCCGTGACGGTGAAGCAACAACCTCTCCACCTCCATCATCGCTGACACCAGATTCTCCTCCGGCATTAGCTGCTATACCAAATACAATCGGCTTGACCAACAACCCAATCAGCTCCAAAACCGGTCAGAAACCAAAATGGGGTCATAAACCGATTCTTATAATTGGGATCGTTGTCGGTGACATCGCCGGTTTAGCTATCCTCGGGATTGTGTTTTTTTACATTTACCAGTCGAGGAAACGGAAGACCGTAACGGCTACGTCAAAATGGTCCACGTCATCAACAGATTCCAAGGTCTCAAAATGGTACTGTCTACGCAAAACCATTTACGTCGACGGTGACtgcgaagacgaagaagaagaagaagccggtACATCGGAATCCGAAGAAGAGAGCTCCGTCGGGCCAAACCGACGGTCAGGATTGGACGATCAAGACAAGAAAGGCACGTTAGTGAATCTGGACTCAGAGAAAGAGCTCGAGATCGAAACGCTTCTCAAAGCTTCGGCTTATATTTTGGGAGCCACCGGTTCGAGCATTATGTATAAAGCGGTTCTCCAAGACGGAACGGCCGTGGCGGTTAGACGTATAGCAGAATGCGGTTTAGACCGGTTTAGAGACTTCGAAGCTCAGGTTCGAGCAGTGGCTAAGCTGGTACATCCAAACCTGGTACGAATTCGAGGTTTCTATTGGGGATCCGACGAGAAGCTTGTCATTTACGATTTTGTCCCTAACGGAAGTCTCGCTAACGCCCGTTACCGTAAGTCTTCCCTTTTCTCCGTTCAATCTGATTTAATGCGCGCTTACGTTAGTAGAATGATATATTAGTTGGCTAACATGAGCGGAGTGTCGGTCTCGGAGTCAGAGAGTTGGTTCCAACTAAAAAAGTATGTCAGTTAATGATCGGACAAGAGTCAACGGCGAGTCTcgatattgatttttttcttttttctttttcttcttatcgtAAGCTAATATCTCAAGCGCAAGATAGTGACAGTTCTGTGTTTCT harbors:
- the LOC104762828 gene encoding probable LRR receptor-like serine/threonine-protein kinase At4g37250 — protein: MTTLAADDLRRYLFLSTVLSFFLLCDRSSHALSTDGVLLLSFRYSIVDDPLSVLRSWRFEDETPCSWRGVTCDVSSRHVTVLSLPSSKLSGTLPSNLGSLSSLQRLDLSNNNMNGSFPVSLLNATELRFLDLSDNHISGELPASFGALLNLQALNLSGNSFFGELPKTLGWNTNLTEISLKNNHISGKIPGGFKSTEYLDLSSNLIKGSLPSHFGGNRLRYFNASYNRISGEIPSGFADEIPENATVDISFNQLTGQIPGFRVLGNQESNSFSGNPGLCGTDPAKHPCRDGEATTSPPPSSLTPDSPPALAAIPNTIGLTNNPISSKTGQKPKWGHKPILIIGIVVGDIAGLAILGIVFFYIYQSRKRKTVTATSKWSTSSTDSKVSKWYCLRKTIYVDGDCEDEEEEEAGTSESEEESSVGPNRRSGLDDQDKKGTLVNLDSEKELEIETLLKASAYILGATGSSIMYKAVLQDGTAVAVRRIAECGLDRFRDFEAQVRAVAKLVHPNLVRIRGFYWGSDEKLVIYDFVPNGSLANARYRKVGSSPCHLPWEARLKIAKGIARGITYIHDKKCVHGNLKPSNILLGLDMEPKVADFGLEKLLIGDMSYRACGSAPIFGSKRSTTSLEFGPSPSPSPSSVGLPYNAPESLRSIKANPKWDVYSFGVILLELLTGKIVVVDELGQVNGLVIDDGERAIRMADVAIRGELEGKEEAVLACLKMGLACASPIPQRRPNIKEALQVLERFPLHFNQQ